A region from the Medicago truncatula cultivar Jemalong A17 chromosome 6, MtrunA17r5.0-ANR, whole genome shotgun sequence genome encodes:
- the LOC120576066 gene encoding protein Rf1, mitochondrial, translating into MSSCCARFRSSTNPISLFPFLRIRLYSHSSFNSNNLDNVVSSFNHMLHMNPTPSIIEFNKILGSLVKSNNNHYPTAISLFHQLEFHGITPSIVTFNILINCYCLLREMDLAFSLFGKILKVGFHPDIVTLTTLIKGMCLNGKVKEALHFHDHVISLGFHLDQVSYGTLINGLCKLGKTTEALQVLRKIDGKLVNTGVVMYSTIIDCLCKDKLVTEAYVLYSEMITKRISPDVVTFNSLIYGFCIVGRLKEAFGLFHEMLLTNILPDVYTFSILVDGLCKEGKIKEAKNVIAVMMKEGVIPDVVTYGSLMDGYCLVNEVNKAKHVLSLISRMGVAPNAHSYTTMINGFCKNKMVQEAFSLFNEMRSIGIAPDKVTYSSLIDALCKSGRISHAWELLDQMHDRGQHANVITYNSFLHALCKNHQVDKAIALVKKIKDQGIQPNINTYNILIDGLCKEGRLENAQVIFQDLLIKGYKVTLWTYTIMINGLCLEGLFDEAMTLLEKMEDNGCIPNAVTYATIIHALFKNDENDKAEKLLREMIARGLLYSDYQSPTTTACVFFYRLPSKQVPLTHAQMSSCCARFRSSTNPISLFPFLRIRLYSHSSFNSNNLDNVVSSFNHMLHMNPTPSIIEFNKILGSLVKSNNNHYPTAISLFHQLEFHGITPDIFTFNILINCYCHLREMDFAFSLFGKILKVGFQPDTITFNTLIKGLCVNGKVKEALHFHDHVISLGFHLDQVSYGTLINGLCKKGKTTEALQVLRKIDGKLVNTDVVMYSTIIDSLCKEKLVTEAYELYSQMIVKKISPDVVTLSSLIYGFCIVGQLKEAFCLFHEMLLTNIHPNVYTFNILVDALCKEGKIKEAKNVIAVMMKEGVEPTVVTYNTLMDGYCLANEVNKAKNVFNVIGKRRMTPNVRSYNIIINGLCKIKMVDEALNFFKDMHCEPNRVTYSSLIDALCKSGRISHAWELLDQMHDRGQPADVITYTSFLHALCKNHQVDKAIALVKKIKDQGIQPNINTYNILIDGLCKEGRLENAQVIFQDLLIKGYNLTVWTYTIMINGLCLEGLFDEAVTLLSKMEDNGCIPDAVTYETIIRALFKNDENDKAEKLLREMIARGLL; encoded by the exons ATGTCTTCATGCTGCGCCAGGTTTCGATCTTCTACCAATCCCATTTCTCTTTTTCCCTTCTTAAGAATAAGATTATACTCTCACTcttcattcaattcaaataaTCTTGATAATGTTGTTTCTTCATTCAATCATATGCTTCATATGAATCCCACTCCATCGATTATTGAATTTAACAAGATATTAGGTTCCCTTGTTAAGTCTAACAACAATCATTACCCTACTGCTATTTCCCTTTTTCATCAATTGGAATTTCATGGAATTACACCAAGTATTGTTACTTTCAATATTCTCATTAATTGTTACTGCCTTCTTCGGGAAATGGATCTTGCCTTTTCTCTATTCGGGAAGATTCTTAAGGTGGGGTTTCACCCGGATATTGTAACCCTCACAACACTTATCAAAGGTATGTGTCTTAATGGTAAGGTCAAGGAAGCTTTGCACTTTCACGATCATGTGATTTCACTTGGATTCCACTTGGACCAAGTTAGCTATGGGACCTTGATCAATGGCTTGTGTAAATTGGGAAAAACAACCGAAGCCTTACAAGTGTTGAGAAAGATTGATGGGAAATTGGTTAACACTGGTGTGGTAATGTATAGCACAATCATTGATTGTTTGTGTAAAGATAAATTGGTGACCGAGGCATATGTGTTATATTCTGAAATGATTACAAAGAGAATTTCTCCCGATGTTGTCACTTTCAATTCTCTAATTTATGGATTTTGCATCGTTGGTCGACTGAAAGAAGCATTTGGGTTGTTCCATGAAATGCTATTGACAAACATCCTCCCAGATGTTTATACTTTCAGCATATTGGTTGATGGTCTATGTAAGGAAGGAAAGATCAAAGAAGCTAAAAATGTGATAGCTGTGATGATGAAAGAAGGTGTGATACCGGATGTTGTTACCTACGGTTCATTAATGGATGGATATTGCCTAGTTAATGAAGTAAATAAAGCCAAACATGTGTTAAGCCTGATTTCTCGAATGGGAGTGGCTCCTAATGCTCATAGCTATACTACTATGATTAATGGATTCTGTAAGAATAAAATGGTCCAAGAAGCCTTTAGTCTCTTTAATGAAATGCGGTCCATAGGAATTGCTCCTGATAAGGTAACTTACAGTTCTCTTATTGATGCTTTGTGCAAATCAGGGAGAATCTCTCATGCATGGGAGCTTCTTGATCAGATGCATGATAGAGGTCAACATGCAAATGTGATCACTTACAATTCCTTCTTACACGCTTTATGTAAAAACCATCAAGTTGACAAGGCAATTGCATTGGTCAAGAAAATTAAAGATCAGGGCATTCAACCCAATATTAACACATACAATATACTTATCGATGGACTATGCAAAGAAGGAAGACTTGAGAATGCACAAGTGATTTTTCAGGATCTTTTGATTAAAGGCTATAAGGTAACACTCTGGACATATACAATTATGATTAATGGTCTTTGTCTGGAGGGATTGTTTGATGAAGCTATGACCCTACTGGAAAAAATGGAAGACAATGGTTGCATTCCAAATGCTGTAACTTATGCAACAATTATCCATGCTCTCTTTAAAAATGATGAGAATGATAAGGCAGAGAAACTTCTACGTGAAATGATTGCTCGCGGTCTACTGTA CTCCGACTAtcaatcaccaacaacaacagctTGCGTCTTCTTCTACCGCTTACCAAGCAAGCAAGTGCCGCTCACTCACGCCCAAATGTCTTCATGCTGCGCCAGGTTTCGATCTTCTACCAATCCCATTTCTCTTTTTCCCTTCTTAAGAATAAGATTATACTCTCACTcttcattcaattcaaataaTCTTGATAATGTTGTTTCTTCATTCAATCATATGCTTCATATGAATCCCACTCCATCGATTATTGAATTTAACAAGATATTAGGTTCCCTTGTTAAGTCTAACAACAATCATTACCCTACTGCTATTTCCCTTTTTCATCAATTGGAATTTCATGGAATTACACCTGATATTTTTACTTTCAATATTCTCATTAATTGTTACTGCCATCTTCGGGAAATGGATTTTGCCTTTTCTCTATTCGGGAAGATTCTTAAGGTTGGGTTTCAGCCGGATACCATTACCTTTAATACTCTTATCAAAGGTTTGTGTGTTAATGGTAAGGTCAAGGAGGCTCTGCACTTTCACGATCATGTGATTTCACTTGGATTCCACTTGGACCAAGTTAGCTATGGGACCTTGATCAATGGCTTGTGTAAAAAGGGAAAAACAACCGAAGCCTTACAAGTGTTGAGAAAGATTGATGGGAAATTGGTTAACACTGATGTTGTAATGTATAGCACAATCATTGATAGTTTGTGTAAAGAGAAATTGGTGACTGAGGCTTATGAGTTATATTCTCAAATGATTGTAAAGAAAATTTCTCCTGATGTTGTTACTTTGAGCTCTCTAATATATGGATTTTGCATTGTTGGTCAACTGAAAGAAGCATTTTGTTTGTTCCATGAAATGCTATTGACAAACATCCACCCAAAtgtttatacttttaatatattGGTTGATGCTCTCTGTAAGGAAGGAAAGATCAAAGAAGCTAAAAATGTGATAGCTGTGATGATGAAAGAAGGCGTGGAGCCTACTGTTGTTACATATAATACATTAATGGATGGGTATTGCCTAGCTAATGAAGTGAATAAGGCAAAGAATGTATTCAACGTCATAGGAAAAAGGAGAATGACACCTAATGTTCGCAGCTACAATATCATTATTAATGGTTTATGTAAGATTAAAATGGTTGATGAAGCCTTGAATTTCTTTAAAGATATGCATTGTGAACCTAATAGGGTAACTTACAGTTCTCTTATTGATGCTTTGTGCAAATCAGGGAGAATCTCTCATGCATGGGAGCTTCTTGATCAGATGCATGATAGAGGTCAACCTGCCGATGTAATCACATACACCTCCTTCTTACATGCTTTATGTAAAAACCATCAAGTTGACAAGGCAATTGCATTGGTCAAGAAAATTAAAGACCAAGGCATTCAACCAAATATTAACACATACAATATACTTATCGATGGACTATGCAAAGAAGGAAGACTTGAGAATGCACAAGTGATTTTTCAGGATCTTTTGATTAAAGGCTATAATTTAACTGTTTGGAC